A genome region from Streptomyces sp. S4.7 includes the following:
- a CDS encoding discoidin domain-containing protein, producing the protein MSDSRLFPRSAPGRLRTMASVAAATLLAAFAVTLPAAQPAHAAGSVVKVAGSQGAWQLTVDGAPYQVKGLTWGPSVADVDKYMPDVASMGVNTIRTWGTDGTTKPLLDSAAANGVKVIAGFWLQPGGGPGSGGCVNYLTDTRYKNDMLAEFPKWVETYKDHAGVLMWNVGNESVLGLQNCYSGDALEQQRNAYTTFVNDIAKKIHAVDPNHPVTSTDAWTGAWPYYQRNSPDLDLYAVNSYADVCNIEETWNAGGYTKPYIVTEGGPAGEWEVDDDVNGVASEPADTAKAQGYKDAWNCVTGHEGVALGATLFHYGTEYDFGGVWFNLLPAGQKRLSYYAVKEAYGRSTAGDNKPPVISNMAVDGATSVPAGRPFKVTSDVTDPDGDTLSYEVLVNSKYIDNGGQLTPAQFTGEGNGDLTVTAPDKLGVWKVYIKASDGKGNVGIETKSFKVVPPPVDGTNVAKGKPATASSFQPDSVGCPCPAANAVDGDFGSRWASEWADPQWIQVDLGTRTAFKHVQLAWEAAYGKSYTVQTSDNGQDWNTVRTVTGGDGGIDDIAVNGEGRYVRVNATERGTPWGYSLHEFGVYS; encoded by the coding sequence ATGAGCGATTCACGACTCTTTCCGAGATCCGCGCCCGGCCGGCTGCGCACCATGGCATCGGTCGCCGCCGCCACACTTCTCGCCGCCTTCGCCGTGACCCTCCCGGCCGCGCAGCCCGCGCACGCTGCGGGCAGCGTCGTCAAGGTCGCCGGCTCACAAGGCGCCTGGCAGCTGACCGTCGACGGAGCGCCGTACCAGGTCAAGGGTCTGACCTGGGGCCCGTCCGTCGCCGACGTCGACAAGTACATGCCCGACGTGGCCTCCATGGGCGTCAACACCATCCGGACCTGGGGCACCGACGGCACCACCAAGCCCCTCCTCGACTCTGCCGCCGCAAACGGCGTCAAGGTCATCGCCGGGTTCTGGCTCCAGCCCGGCGGCGGCCCCGGCAGCGGCGGCTGCGTCAACTACCTCACCGACACGCGGTACAAGAACGACATGCTCGCCGAGTTCCCGAAGTGGGTGGAGACCTACAAGGACCACGCGGGTGTGCTGATGTGGAACGTCGGGAACGAGTCCGTACTCGGCCTCCAGAACTGCTACAGCGGCGACGCGCTGGAGCAGCAGCGCAACGCGTACACCACCTTCGTCAACGACATCGCCAAGAAGATCCACGCCGTCGACCCGAACCACCCGGTGACCTCGACCGACGCCTGGACCGGGGCGTGGCCCTACTACCAGCGCAACTCGCCCGACCTCGACCTGTACGCGGTCAACTCCTACGCCGACGTGTGCAACATCGAGGAGACCTGGAACGCCGGCGGCTACACGAAGCCCTACATCGTCACCGAGGGCGGCCCCGCCGGTGAGTGGGAGGTGGACGACGACGTCAACGGTGTGGCGTCGGAGCCCGCCGACACGGCGAAGGCGCAGGGCTACAAGGACGCGTGGAACTGCGTCACCGGCCACGAGGGTGTCGCGCTCGGAGCGACGCTCTTCCACTACGGCACCGAGTACGACTTCGGCGGCGTCTGGTTCAACCTGCTCCCCGCGGGCCAGAAGCGTCTCTCGTACTACGCGGTGAAGGAGGCGTACGGCAGGAGCACCGCCGGCGACAACAAGCCGCCGGTGATCTCGAACATGGCCGTCGACGGCGCCACGTCCGTACCCGCCGGACGCCCGTTCAAGGTCACCTCGGACGTGACCGACCCGGACGGTGACACCCTCAGCTACGAGGTCCTGGTCAACAGCAAGTACATCGACAACGGCGGGCAGTTGACGCCCGCTCAGTTCACCGGCGAGGGCAACGGGGACTTAACCGTGACCGCGCCCGACAAGCTCGGCGTGTGGAAGGTGTACATCAAGGCGTCCGACGGCAAGGGCAACGTGGGGATCGAGACCAAGTCCTTCAAGGTCGTGCCGCCGCCCGTCGACGGCACCAACGTGGCCAAGGGCAAGCCGGCCACCGCGTCGTCCTTCCAGCCCGACAGCGTCGGCTGCCCCTGCCCGGCGGCCAACGCCGTGGACGGCGACTTCGGCAGCCGGTGGGCCAGCGAATGGGCCGACCCGCAGTGGATCCAGGTCGACCTGGGCACGCGGACCGCGTTCAAGCACGTACAGCTCGCCTGGGAGGCCGCGTACGGCAAGAGCTACACCGTCCAGACCTCCGACAACGGGCAGGACTGGAACACGGTGCGGACCGTCACCGGCGGCGACGGAGGAATCGACGACATCGCGGTCAACGGCGAGGGCCGTTACGTACGCGTCAACGCCACCGAGCGCGGCACTCCGTGGGGCTACTCGCTCCACGAGTTCGGCGTCTACAGCTGA
- the gndA gene encoding NADP-dependent phosphogluconate dehydrogenase codes for MSGTAQIGVTGLAVMGRNLARNFARNGFTVALHNRTASKTHALVDEFGEEGAFVAADSAQEFVAALERPRRLVIMVKAGDATDAVIQEFAPLLEEGDVIIDGGNAHFADTRRREKELRERGIHFVGVGISGGEEGALHGPSIMPGGSKESYESLGPLLERIAAKAPDDTPTVAHIGPDGAGHFVKMVHNGIEYADMQLIAEAYHLLRAVAGYSPEKIAETFRTWNTGRLDSYLIEITAEVLAHQDAATGKPFVDVVVDQAEQKGTGRWTVQIALDLGVPVSGIAEAVFARSLSGHAALRDVSQTLPGPAATALSEEEAARFADRVEQALYASKIVSYTQGFHQIQAGSEEYGWNIDLGSVAAIWRAGCIIRAAFLDRIRGAYDAQRDLPSLLADKQFAEEIGAAQDDWREVIATAVRQGVPTPGFAAALSYYDALRAERLPAALTQGQRDFFGAHTYRRTDREGSFHTLWGGDRSEVSG; via the coding sequence ATGAGTGGTACTGCCCAGATCGGCGTCACCGGGCTTGCGGTGATGGGCCGCAATCTCGCCCGGAACTTCGCCCGCAACGGTTTCACCGTCGCCCTGCACAACCGCACGGCGTCGAAGACCCACGCCCTGGTGGACGAGTTCGGCGAGGAGGGCGCCTTCGTGGCCGCGGACTCCGCGCAGGAGTTCGTCGCCGCGCTGGAGCGCCCGCGCCGTCTCGTCATCATGGTCAAGGCCGGCGACGCGACCGACGCCGTGATCCAGGAGTTCGCTCCGCTGCTCGAAGAGGGCGACGTCATCATCGACGGCGGCAACGCGCACTTCGCCGACACCCGCCGCCGGGAGAAGGAGCTGCGCGAGCGCGGCATCCACTTCGTCGGCGTCGGTATCTCGGGCGGCGAGGAGGGTGCGCTGCACGGACCGAGCATCATGCCCGGTGGTTCGAAGGAGAGTTACGAGTCACTCGGCCCGCTCCTGGAGCGGATCGCGGCGAAGGCTCCGGACGACACCCCGACGGTGGCCCACATCGGCCCCGACGGCGCCGGGCACTTCGTCAAGATGGTGCACAACGGCATCGAGTACGCCGACATGCAGCTCATCGCGGAGGCGTACCACCTGCTGCGCGCGGTCGCCGGCTACTCCCCCGAGAAGATCGCCGAGACGTTCCGGACGTGGAACACGGGGCGGCTCGACTCGTACCTGATCGAGATCACGGCCGAGGTGCTGGCCCACCAGGACGCCGCCACCGGGAAGCCGTTCGTCGACGTCGTCGTCGACCAGGCCGAGCAGAAGGGCACCGGGCGCTGGACGGTCCAGATCGCACTCGACCTCGGTGTGCCGGTCTCCGGCATCGCCGAGGCGGTCTTCGCGCGCTCGCTGTCCGGGCACGCCGCGCTGCGGGACGTCTCGCAGACGCTGCCGGGCCCGGCGGCGACCGCGCTGAGCGAGGAGGAGGCGGCGCGCTTCGCGGACCGTGTGGAGCAGGCGCTGTACGCGTCGAAGATCGTGTCGTACACCCAGGGCTTCCACCAGATCCAGGCGGGCAGCGAGGAGTACGGCTGGAACATCGACCTCGGGTCCGTCGCCGCGATCTGGCGTGCGGGCTGCATCATCCGGGCGGCGTTCCTGGACCGGATCCGGGGCGCGTACGACGCGCAGCGCGATCTGCCGAGCCTGCTGGCCGACAAGCAGTTCGCCGAGGAGATCGGCGCGGCGCAGGACGACTGGCGAGAGGTGATCGCGACGGCGGTACGGCAGGGTGTGCCGACGCCGGGCTTCGCGGCTGCGCTCTCGTACTACGACGCGCTGCGCGCCGAGCGGCTGCCCGCGGCGCTCACGCAGGGTCAGCGTGACTTCTTCGGCGCGCACACCTACCGGCGCACGGACCGCGAGGGCTCGTTCCACACGCTGTGGGGCGGGGACCGCTCCGAGGTCTCGGGCTGA
- a CDS encoding DeoR/GlpR family DNA-binding transcription regulator, whose translation MDTDERRREILEIARREGSVEVTALATKLSVAKETVRRDLHALEEHGLVRRTHGGAYPVESAGYETTLAVRTTRLVPQKSRIAAAAADLIGDAETVFVDEGFTPQLVAEALPRDRPLTVVTASLAVANGLADADKIAVLLLGGRVRGGTLATVDHWATRMLADFVIDLAYVGANGISREYGLTTPDPAVSEVKAQAMRSSRRKVFAGIHTKFGAVSFCRFADVGDFETIVTDVGLPSAEAQRYSLLGPQVIRV comes from the coding sequence GTGGACACGGACGAACGCCGACGAGAAATTCTTGAGATCGCCCGACGTGAGGGGTCGGTGGAAGTCACCGCGCTTGCCACGAAGTTGAGCGTGGCCAAGGAGACCGTCCGGCGTGACCTGCACGCCCTGGAGGAGCACGGCCTGGTACGGCGTACCCACGGCGGCGCCTACCCCGTCGAGAGCGCCGGCTACGAGACGACCCTCGCGGTGCGGACCACCCGCCTCGTACCGCAGAAGTCACGGATCGCGGCAGCCGCCGCCGATCTCATCGGCGACGCCGAGACGGTCTTCGTGGACGAGGGCTTCACCCCCCAGCTCGTAGCCGAGGCCCTGCCCCGGGACCGCCCGCTGACCGTCGTCACCGCGTCCCTGGCGGTCGCCAACGGACTGGCCGACGCCGACAAGATCGCCGTCCTGCTGCTCGGCGGCAGGGTGCGCGGCGGCACCCTCGCCACTGTCGACCACTGGGCGACCCGGATGCTCGCCGACTTCGTCATCGACCTGGCGTACGTCGGCGCGAACGGCATCTCGCGCGAGTACGGGCTGACCACCCCCGACCCGGCCGTCAGTGAGGTGAAGGCCCAGGCCATGCGCAGCTCGCGCCGCAAGGTGTTCGCCGGGATCCACACCAAGTTCGGCGCCGTCAGCTTCTGCCGGTTCGCCGACGTCGGCGACTTCGAGACGATCGTCACCGACGTCGGACTCCCGTCGGCGGAGGCACAGCGCTACTCGCTGCTGGGCCCCCAGGTCATCCGCGTCTGA
- a CDS encoding DUF1996 domain-containing protein: protein MAERLRRTTLVSALLVFTALALVAMGLTAITDTATADPRDDRGATAASHAGHKMPPAVPVPSGDDPDGDGYIPANPPVTGVEPSDEIPPRRYFHEFQANCDVTHTRPDDPIVYPGQPGASHDHTFMGNRTTDASSTTASLDAGTTACKAPGDRSAYWMPTLLNDNQPVRPIGPQTIYYKAGVTDYRTVRPFPKGLRFVVGSPTQTAEQFRNHPGWVEGWECGESYNNTEIPSSCPTARDVQLNLRFQAPSCWDGKYLDTPDHKSHMAYPLVQGANQDVCPTSHPVALPMIEFKMAWPVNGDMSKVRLASGTGHSFHYDFFNAWDDATLAAMVNHCVVGGLQCDARGYDQNNPQAGAALNEDHELP from the coding sequence ATGGCCGAAAGACTTCGCAGAACCACCCTGGTGTCCGCGTTGCTCGTGTTCACCGCCCTGGCCCTGGTGGCCATGGGGCTGACCGCGATCACGGACACCGCCACCGCCGACCCCAGAGACGACCGCGGCGCCACGGCCGCGTCCCACGCGGGGCACAAGATGCCACCGGCCGTCCCCGTTCCCTCGGGCGACGACCCCGACGGTGACGGCTACATACCGGCGAACCCGCCGGTCACCGGCGTCGAGCCGTCGGACGAGATCCCGCCGCGCCGCTACTTCCACGAGTTCCAGGCGAACTGCGACGTCACCCACACCAGGCCGGACGACCCGATCGTCTACCCGGGCCAGCCGGGCGCGTCGCACGACCACACCTTCATGGGCAACCGGACCACCGACGCCAGTAGCACCACGGCGTCGCTGGACGCCGGCACCACCGCGTGCAAGGCGCCGGGCGACCGGTCCGCGTACTGGATGCCGACGCTGCTCAACGACAACCAGCCGGTACGGCCCATCGGTCCGCAGACCATCTACTACAAGGCGGGAGTCACCGACTACCGGACCGTCAGGCCGTTCCCGAAGGGGCTGCGCTTCGTCGTCGGCAGCCCCACCCAGACGGCCGAACAGTTCCGAAACCATCCGGGCTGGGTGGAGGGCTGGGAGTGCGGTGAGTCGTACAACAACACCGAGATCCCCTCCAGTTGCCCGACCGCCCGCGATGTCCAGCTCAACCTCCGCTTCCAGGCGCCCAGTTGCTGGGACGGAAAGTATCTGGACACCCCGGACCACAAGAGTCACATGGCCTATCCGCTCGTTCAGGGCGCCAACCAGGACGTCTGCCCGACGTCGCACCCGGTGGCGCTGCCGATGATCGAGTTCAAGATGGCCTGGCCGGTGAACGGAGACATGTCCAAGGTGAGACTCGCCAGTGGGACGGGGCACTCGTTCCACTACGACTTCTTCAACGCCTGGGACGACGCCACGCTGGCCGCCATGGTCAACCACTGCGTCGTCGGCGGCCTCCAGTGCGACGCGCGCGGCTACGACCAGAACAATCCACAGGCCGGCGCGGCCTTGAACGAGGACCACGAACTTCCCTGA